The genomic stretch AGCGCCTTCTGGCGGTCGGCGGCGCGTCCGGTGCCGATGACATAGGCGCCGGCCTCTCGTGCGAGTTGCGTCACCATCGAACCGACTGCGCCGGCCGCGCCGTGCGCGAGGACGCTTTGCCCCGCCTGAACGCGGCCGTGCTGAAACAGTCCCTGCCACGCGGTCAGGCCCGAGATTGGCAGGCTCGCGCCCACCGTGAAGTCGACGTCGCCCGGCAGTGGCGCGAGGTTGCGGGCCTCCATGGCTACATACTCCGCCAGAGTGCCGTCGCGATACCAGTCCGCGAGGCCGAACACCCGCTGTCCCACCGACAGACCCGTCGTGCCATATCCGAGGGCGATGACCACTCCGGCCAGCTCGTGCCCGGGGATCGACGGTGTTCGGTCACGGTCGATGCGATCGGTCCAGGTCGAGGGCCACGCCAGCTCAGTCGGGACGATTCCCGATGAATGAACCTGAACGACGACGTCGTTTATCGCTGCCTGCGGCTCGGGCCGCTCCACCAGCTTCATCCCGACCGTTCCCGCAGCCTGGTCCGTCACAACGATTGCTTTCATGGGAGTTGTCTCCTGGTTATTTGTCTTCATGTTGCATCGATGGGCGCGTGTCGCATGGACGAACGCGGATGATCGTCTTCCCCTTGCGTCGCTCGGTCCGGTTGAAGGCGGCGACGGCCTCGTCGAGGGCCGAAACGTTGCCGATGTTCGTCCGCAGTCGTCCGTCCCGCACCCGCTGGACGATCTCACTCAGTTGGGCACGATCGGACTCGACGACGAAATCGACCGCCAAGCCGTTGGCGGGCCGTGCCTCGGCCGGGCCGGCGATGGTCACCAGCGTTCCTCCGGCTCGAATCAGGGCTGCGGACCGCTTCCCGATGTCGCCGCCGAAGACATCGAAAACCAGATCGACTGTGCCGACGTCTTTCAGGGCGTCGTTCTCGAGGTCAACGAACTCTTGCGCGCCGAAGTCGAGCGCCGCCTGACGGTCGGCGGCGCGTCCGGTGCCGATGACGTAGGCGCGGGCCTCACGTGCGAGCTGGGTTACCATCGAACCGACTGCGCCGGCCGCGCCGTGCGCGAGTACACTCTGCCCGGCCCGGAGACGGCCGTGTTCGAACAGTCCCTGCCAAGCGGTCAGGCCTGGCATCGGCAGGCTCGCGCCGACCGTGAAGTCGACGTCGCCAGGCAGCGGCGCGAGGTTGCGCGCCTCGACTGCTACATACTCGGCCAGGGTGCCGTCACGAGTCCAGTCCGTGAGGCCGAACACACGCTGTCCGACCGACAGCCCCGTCGTGCCATAGCCGAGCGAGGTGACGACTCCGGCCAGTTCGTGCCCAGGGATCGACGGTGTTCGGTCACGATCGAGGCGATCGGTCCAGGTCGGGGGCCACGTCAGCTCATCCCAGGTGAATCCCGACGCATGAACCTGAACGACGACGTCGTTTATCGCTGCCTTCGGCTCGGGCCGCTCCGCCAGCTTCATCCCGGCCGTTCCCGCAGCCTGGTCCGTTACCACGATCGCCTTCATCATCATCATCATCATCAACCTCCCGACGAATGGGATGCCGTCATTTTGAGAATTCCTTTGCAGATGAGCGAAAATAGAGCAGCGAAAATCGATGGTCCAATGACCTTCGGCTATGGAATCGATGCCATCTACTCGGCGTGCAAAAATCAACGGTGCGGAACAAACTTCTGCTTCGCCAAAGGGCCGGCCGTCATAATGATGATCGACCGCTCGTCACCCTTGGTTTGAAAAAATCTCGACGGAGAGAGACTCTCTTTGATTTCGCCATTCGATCCTCCGGAGCTGTATATGGTTTTGCATGCTCGGCCGCCGAGATAATCGTGGAATCCTGATGTGGTGCTAAAATTATCCTAGCCTTGTCGGTACATACGAAAAGCCCAGACGCGTTCCCGAGAATCTTTCCTGGGTGCATCTGGGCTTTGGCGTTACGCTCGCATCACGCGACGCCTCCAGGTACCCTCGGAGAAGGTCGATGCGACCGGATAGAGCTCAGATCGAGCCAGCTCGCGTAACGATGGGAAAGTCCTTCTCGGGACCGAACACGTTGTTTGCCGCGGGTCTCGATGACTTTGCGCGCAAACTGGACGGCGGCGTCCCGCTTCGGGTCGCTGGCATGGCCCTTCCGAGCGAGAATGATTTCATCGGCCGGCAGCTTTGCCATATGTTCGGCCGTAAAGCTGTGAACCGTCAGGCAATAGTTGCAGCCATTCACTTCGGAGACAGCGAGGCCGATGCTGTCACGCGTCTTCACGTCGAGCGCCTTGCTCAAGGACCCGAGCAGGGCGGCCCACGCGTTGAACGCGATCGGGCTCTGCGCGAAGGTCGCCATCATATTTGGGGTGAACCCGATGTTCTTGGTGATCGCATCGAGAGCCGGTTTGCAATCGGCGGGCACTTGTTCCGGCTTTAGAGCTGCACTTCTTGGCATCGTAGTCTTCCGTAAGTTGCGGGCTTTACCAATACTCATACGAGATCCAGCACATCGGCGACCGGACGGCGCGGCTTCTGCGCCCAGTTTCCCGGACGCTCCGGCCCCACGGACAACAGCATGACCGGCACTTCGTCCTCGGCCAGTCCGAACTCGCGGTGCACCGCTTCGGCGTCGAAACCGATCATCGGCGTCGAACCCAGGCCCAGCGAGCGGGCCGCATAGATCATCGCCGCCGCGCCGAACGTGCCGGTGCGTATTGCTTCGTCGCGCTGGCGCTGCGGGTACTCCATGTACAGATCGCGTGCGGGGATTTCCCATTCCGGCACCATATTTTCCGGCATGATGCCCGCTTCCACCAGCGGTGCCAGACGCTCTGGTACTACGCTGGAATCGGCCAACCGGCCGCAGACGATGAAGGTAACGGCTGCTTCGGTGATCGCGGGCTGATCCCAAGCGATCGGACGCAACCGAGCCTTGGCTTCAGGCGTGCGTACGGCGATGAAGCGCCAGTTCTGCAAGTGGAAGGACGTCGGCGCGGTGGTCCCGATTCGCACCAACTCGCGGATTTGGTCGTCGCTCAAGGTGGCGGCAGGGTCGTAGTACTTGGTGGAGCTGCGGCTCAGGATGCATTCGATGACGGCGTTGACCATGGTTATTCCGTCGGTCATGGTGATTCCTATGGGTGAAGGGGTAGGTTGAGGTACAAGATTGCTTTCGCTCTCTTTGCGGAAAATGCTGCGGCGATGAGGCCCGTTCGACATCGAATGCCAGGGGCCATGGATGGTTTTGCGAAAGCGAAGGCAGAACAGTGTGACCTCGCTTCCAGAAGCTGCTCGGTGTAGGGCGGCGGCAGCAGCGTCCACCACGTTCGCGGTCGGACCGGCCGGAGCCGCTTCGCTCATCTACGCGAGCGCCGTCACGGTGGCCGCGACCAGCAAGACCGCAACGGCTGGGCCAATAGTCTTCGGTGATTTCATGGCGGTCTCCTTTGTTGCCCGCGCGCGGCACGGTGGCTTGGCGCAATGGCTTCATTCGATATCGAGGCGGCCGCGAGTTCGGCCGACCCAGTGGGCCTCAGGATCGGACGCAGCCGGCGAAATTGGAAATTCTGTTTGGACATGCATTCGATAAGTGCGGGGCATCGTTGCCTAGAGCGGTATGAGGTTAGGTTGATTCGATTTGGGATTCCCAAATCAGGGCGGCTCTGATTCGACATGCTGGCTGGAGGAGGTCAGCATGGATGGGCAAACCGTATTCGATGGATCTTCGTGAGCGGGTCGTTGCGGCGGTCGATGCGGGTGGTTTGTCCTGCCACCGGGCGGCGGCGCAATTTGGGGTGGGCGTCAACACGGCCATTCTCTGGGTTCGGCGCTTCCGAGAGACCGGCAGCGTTGCGCCGGGCCAGATGGGTGGGCACAAGCCGAAGAAGATTTCGGGGAAGCACCGTGATTGGTTGCTGGAGCGCACCAGGGTAAGGGACTTCACCCTGCGCGGGCTTGTCGCCGAACTCGCCGAGCGCGGGCTGAAGGTAGACTATCGGTCAGTTTGGGAGTTCGTCCACGCCGAGAATCTGAGCTTCAAAAAAAGCGTCGTCGCCAGCGAACGCGACCGTCCTGACGTCGCCCGCCGGCGCGCGCAATGGCAGAAGTATCAGGGCCAGATCGATCCTGAGCGCCTGGTCTTCATCGACGAGACCTGGACCAAGACCAACATGGCCACCTTGGGCGCCGTGCGGCACCAGGCTCACAACCAAAGTCCCGCACGGCCACTGGAAGACCACAACCTTCCTGGCCGCATTGCGCTACGATCGGATCGAGGCACCATGGGTTCTCGATGGCCCGATCGACGGTGAGAGCTTCGCAATTTACGTCGACAAGGTTCTGCTCCCGACCCTGCAGCTCGGTGACATCGTCATCATGGACAATCTCGGCAGTCACAAAAGTAAAGCCGTGCGAGCGCTCATCCGCTCACGGGGCGCCAAGCTGTTCTTTCTGCCGAAATATTCGCCCGACCTGAACCCTATCGAGCAGGTCTTCGCCAAGCTCAAGCATCTGCTGCGCAAAGCCGCTGCACGAACCGTCGAGGCCGTCTGGGACGCAATCGGTCAGTTGCTTCCAGCCTTCATACCAAAGGAATGCGCCAATTACTTCGAAAACGCGGGTTATGCCTCAACCTAAATTCATCCCGCTCTAATAGCGCTGCGCGCGTGCGCCCCGTCGGTTTAGGTAGGGAAGCGCACCGCGTAACCGCCGCTGCTCTCGAAGCGCACAGGCAACACGCTCGTAACGCATGGCGGTGAGGATTTCAGACAGAGAATCACGCAATTTGGACGCCCGCACACATTGGTCGGCTGTATCGATGTCTAGCGTGCGAATGGATGGCCTCTTGCTGACGCCTCGCTCCGTTACTTCAACGTAGCAAGATAGGCAACGAGGTCCGTCCGGTCCGTCGGGTTCTTCAGCCCTGCGCAGGGCATCCCGTTTCCGGGAACCACCTGCTGTGGCGATTCCAGATACGCATCGAGCATCTTCGTATCCCAGACAATGTCGGACTTCTTCATCGCGTTACTATAGCTGAAGCCGGGAACGGTACCCGCCTTCCTGCCGATGATTTCCCCCAGGCCCGGCCCGACGCGATTGGCATGATCCGTCGCATGGCATGTTGCGCAAGCTTTGAAAATGGTTTTTCCGTGCTCGGCGTCCTGTGCGTAGCCGCGATTCGCGCTTGCTACCGCAACTACGAGCACCGCGATAAACGCGCCGATCTTTCCGGCACCTTTCATTGGGAGCGTCCTTTTTTTATTGGGATCAGAGGTGGCGCGGCCGCGCAACGTAATCGTTAAGGTCGTCGCCGAGTCGAAGCGCGAGTGCCCCTAGCGGGCCTGTCGGGTTGTAGCCCGCATTGAAGGGATAGACGGATGCACCGACGACAAGGTATTGCCGAAGATTTCGCTGAGGAGATAGGTCTGTCGTATGGCCAGTACGTCAATCATCGAGTGTCCAAAAGTGTAACGGAACAATACGAAGATTTGCTCGCCAGTGAACCCGACGTCTTTCCGCAATGCGTAGACCTTATTGCACGTTTCTCAACCTCGTGGAGCATCACAGTAAAGAGTCGACGGTCCATCGATTTGAGCCGGCGAGACCCAGAAATAGGGCGCAGCACATCGCAGCGAATACGGAGTAGTCGAATGGCGACTTGATCCCAAACGAGATCGCCATGGCTGAACCGAATAGGAAGAGCAGGCCCGCGCTGCCGAAAGCGGCCCACCGCAGCGCGAGTCCGAGTACCAGCGTAACGCCAAATAGGAACTCAAGCACCGTCGCGGCCGTGCCGAGAAAGGGTATCATCCATGCTGGTGCGAACGCATTTACCTTGGCCGCGTAGCCCAAAAATCGCTCGAATGTTCCCCAGGAAACTCCGCGCTCGCCTGGATTGCCGGAGAGCCCGAGCCGGTCGCTAACCGACAGCAGGAACGAGACCCCCAGTGCCGCGCGGCTTCCCAGCGAAAGAAGATCGAGGGCAAGAGAAGCTCGTTGCTCCGCGGATCGCAGCTTGAGGATGGGTTGGCCACGCGAAGTGCGCAGGACGCCGCGAAGTGTTTCGGTTGTTGCCATCATGGCGCAATCCTACGGGTGGGTTGGGGGCAGGAACCTTGGGAGCGAGACGGCGACAGCCAGGCCGACGGTCCTCGATAATTTCATGGGGGTCTCCTTTGCTCGCGCGGCACAGCGCAACGGCTTCAATCCCTGTCGAGGCGGCCTTCTATGCCTTGCGCGTGGTCAGGGTCATCGGGCTTTCCTTCGTCAGACGGGCTTTCCCGACGGCTCTTCCTCGAACGTCACGGCCACCGCCGCGTTTGCGGAGAGGCGAACCCTCTGCCCCTCGACGTCGGCGACCAGCCCGAGGTCGATGAAATGCGTGTGGCCCTTGTGCTGGCCCTCGCCGCTGTCGCGCTTCGCGAGCCTGATGCGCCCGTTGGCGACACCGTCGACGGTGCCGACGTGGACGCCGTCCGCGGCAATCACTTCCATGTTCTGAGTGATCTTATCCGTGGTCATTTGGTCTCTCCTTTGGTTTCACCGATTGCGCTGATGCACACGCCGTGAGGCTGCACCCGCCGCAGGCCACAGACGCCGCGGCCGCCGTCAGGCGGCGTTCCTTCGCGGCAACTTCCAATGCGGGCGGACGAAGTGGCAGGTGTAGCCGTTCGGATAGCGTTCCAGGTAATCCTGGTGCTCGGGTTCCGCCTCCCAGAAATCGCCAGCGGGCGAGAGCTCGGTCACGACCTTGCCCGGCCACAGCCCTGAGGCCTCGACGTCGGCAATGGTGTCCTCGGCGGCGCGGCGTTGTTCCTCGCTCGTGTAGAAAATCGCCGATCTGTAGCTTGTGCCCCAGTCATTTCCCTGCTGGTTGGGCGTCGTCGGGTCGTGGATCTGGAAGAAGAACTCCAGCAGGTCGCGGAAGCTCGTCTGATTCGGGTCGAACGTGATCTCGATCGCTTCTGCGTGCGTGCCGTGGTTGCTATACGTGGCGTTCTTGACGTTGCCGCCAGAGTACCCAACCCGCGTTGAAACGACACCGGACAGGCGCCGCACCAGTTGCTGCATTCCCCAGAAGCAACCCCCTGCCAGGATCGCGCGTTCTGTAATCGTTGCCATCGTCAGGCCTCCTGCTTTGAAAAGAGCTTTGAGTACTTGCCGTACCCCTCGCGCTATTTGCTTTTGCTCGAGATCTTCGCGCGATGCCCTCGCGTACTCATGTACAGGGTCTTCGGCGCGGATGCGAATGCATTGGCCGGCGGCCGGAACGGATCGCGCTGGCAATAGCCGCCGATGCCGGATTCCGTCGTATAACATTGCTCCATGGTGTCAAAACTGCATCCGAGCATGAATCCAGTGACATGACGGCGGCAATATTCGTAAGCGGATGCGGGCGTAGCGTTCGCGAAGAAAGCGAGCGCTGACAGCGCCGCAATCGAGCTGGCACTCGGAAACAGGGAACGATAAGGCATACGATACTCCTTGGCGGCGGTTTGCGGATTCACGTGACGACGTTGGTCGCTCTCAACGAGGGCACGAGTGTTACGAGCGGGTCTCGGCGAGCGCGGTAAAATCCAGCGACTTGCTCTTTGCTTGCTGACAGCAGAGTAGGCGAGGTGGGTACCCGGCCCAAATTCTTTCTAGTTATCGTTTTAATAGACGACTCTTGATAGCGAACGTAGTTTGCATCTGTCGCCTTCTTCAGTTTTTGACCGAGAAGTGTTCTTTCGTTGCCGCATACATCTCGCGGCAGGAAGGCGCGCCTGTCTCCGTTCGCGACCAGAGGTGACGCAACGCCAGAAGGCACGTGCCTGACACGCGACGTTCCCGGCTGGAACAGAGGGCGCGAACGGACAGCCGCAGACTCGGGAAAACGACTGGGTGACGTCCGCACTTACCGCATTCGAGCTCCTACGAATTCAGTCCGACTTCACGATATCGTCCTTGCTCCGACGCCTATCGTCCTCGCTCGAAGTTATTCGCAGTGAACTTCCCGATGGACTCGGTTCGGAGGATAATCATGGCGTACGGGTTCGTCCCGCTCCATGGTTGGCTTTGTCTCCTCATTGTGTCGATCGGTATGCAGGAGCGCGGGCGCGGTGACTATAAGAGACATCGGTCGCGGCCTCCTCTACGGAAGCGGCACTTAGTGCTTCGTTTGCGCCGCCGCACATCGCGATAAACGGCCGCCGGTTATTCCTACCGTTTATTCGTCAACGACTACCATTCCAAAGTTGAATTTTCGTTTTCTGGAACGCACGGTCACCATGCAAGAATCATAGGCGAACAGGTGCCGCGAGGGGCACCGTCGGGGGGAGAACCAAAATGGACGACGAAGTTTCGAAGGGGCGCCCGGTCAGTACGCCGATCGAAGCGTCCGCAGAGACCTTGAGCGCCTTTCGCACGCTGGACATCCGCACCGACCAGCTGCTTTCATCATGGCTGCGAGAGGTGGGCGTTCCTGACGGCGCCCTGAAGGCAAACGAACCTGCCCCCGATTTCCTTCTCCCCAACGCAAATGGAAAGCTCGTTTTATCTTTGGAATTGCGACAAACTGCTCCGTTGATCGTCACCTTCGTTTACGGGACTTGGTCCCCATTGTGCGCAGCTGGACTACGTGCTCTTCACGGGGCCACCCCCAGTATCCGCGCTGCCGGCGCCAGAGCAATTGCCATAACGCCCGAGACTGGAGACTTGCCACGCAATTTCAAACGCGATCACCGACTGGATCTGGAAATCCTCTCCGACCTAGATCTTGGGGTGAGCCTTTCGTTCGGCCTGGTGTGCGTGGTGCCGGCGGAGATAAAGAGCCGTCTTTTGCAGCGCGGCCTTGATCTCTCCGCTCCCCATGGCTTCTCCTTTTGGATGTTGCCAATGCCGGCCACCTATGTCCTCGACCAACGAGGGATCATCCGTCGAGCGTGTGTCGGGCCGGACTCCATCACGGGAGCGACGACCGAAACCGTGCTTGCTGCCCTGTCCGAATTGGATGGGCCCAAGCCTCGCCCTTAGAGCCTGACCGGAAATGAGACGAATAAATTCAAGAGGCTACGCGCGACGACTGCAACTGCATCATGGCCGGGCTTGTCCCGGCCATCCACGACTTCGCGTCACTTCAGCAACGAAGGTTGGATGCCCGTGACAAGCTCGGGCATGAGGAGGCGGGGCCGGGGCCCGTGATTTCGATCAAGGAGCCTGCACCTTGTGCGTCAGCCTTGCGAACATTGTCCTTGTTCGAGGCAGGGGCAGATGTGCGGCGGAGTTTGTCCAGCGCACTCGTCCAGTCGCGAACACGAGCAACCTTGATAAAGGCGTCAAGCGCCGGCGAATGCTGCCTCCCCGCTACGGCCAAAAGCTGCACCTCGCGCCGGACGGGGTCGCCCTCAATTGGAATAGCGGTGAGTG from Bradyrhizobium sp. Ash2021 encodes the following:
- a CDS encoding NADP-dependent oxidoreductase — its product is MKAIVVTDQAAGTAGMKLAERPEPKAAINDVVVQVHASGFTWDELTWPPTWTDRLDRDRTPSIPGHELAGVVTSLGYGTTGLSVGQRVFGLTDWTRDGTLAEYVAVEARNLAPLPGDVDFTVGASLPMPGLTAWQGLFEHGRLRAGQSVLAHGAAGAVGSMVTQLAREARAYVIGTGRAADRQAALDFGAQEFVDLENDALKDVGTVDLVFDVFGGDIGKRSAALIRAGGTLVTIAGPAEARPANGLAVDFVVESDRAQLSEIVQRVRDGRLRTNIGNVSALDEAVAAFNRTERRKGKTIIRVRPCDTRPSMQHEDK
- the msrA gene encoding peptide-methionine (S)-S-oxide reductase MsrA → MATITERAILAGGCFWGMQQLVRRLSGVVSTRVGYSGGNVKNATYSNHGTHAEAIEITFDPNQTSFRDLLEFFFQIHDPTTPNQQGNDWGTSYRSAIFYTSEEQRRAAEDTIADVEASGLWPGKVVTELSPAGDFWEAEPEHQDYLERYPNGYTCHFVRPHWKLPRRNAA
- a CDS encoding NADP-dependent oxidoreductase, with the protein product MKAIVVTDQAAGTVGMKLVERPEPQAAINDVVVQVHSSGIVPTELAWPSTWTDRIDRDRTPSIPGHELAGVVIALGYGTTGLSVGQRVFGLADWYRDGTLAEYVAMEARNLAPLPGDVDFTVGASLPISGLTAWQGLFQHGRVQAGQSVLAHGAAGAVGSMVTQLAREAGAYVIGTGRAADRQKALDFGAKEFVDLENDALEDIGGVDLVFDVIGGDIQKRSAGLIRAGGTLVTIVGPAEARPADGLAVDFVVASDRAQLGEIVQRVRDGRLRTNIGNVSALDDAVATFNATERRAGKTVIRVRP
- a CDS encoding redoxin domain-containing protein; translated protein: MDDEVSKGRPVSTPIEASAETLSAFRTLDIRTDQLLSSWLREVGVPDGALKANEPAPDFLLPNANGKLVLSLELRQTAPLIVTFVYGTWSPLCAAGLRALHGATPSIRAAGARAIAITPETGDLPRNFKRDHRLDLEILSDLDLGVSLSFGLVCVVPAEIKSRLLQRGLDLSAPHGFSFWMLPMPATYVLDQRGIIRRACVGPDSITGATTETVLAALSELDGPKPRP
- a CDS encoding DUF2171 domain-containing protein, with translation MTTDKITQNMEVIAADGVHVGTVDGVANGRIRLAKRDSGEGQHKGHTHFIDLGLVADVEGQRVRLSANAAVAVTFEEEPSGKPV
- a CDS encoding nitroreductase family protein, whose protein sequence is MTDGITMVNAVIECILSRSSTKYYDPAATLSDDQIRELVRIGTTAPTSFHLQNWRFIAVRTPEAKARLRPIAWDQPAITEAAVTFIVCGRLADSSVVPERLAPLVEAGIMPENMVPEWEIPARDLYMEYPQRQRDEAIRTGTFGAAAMIYAARSLGLGSTPMIGFDAEAVHREFGLAEDEVPVMLLSVGPERPGNWAQKPRRPVADVLDLV
- a CDS encoding DUF3551 domain-containing protein → MPYRSLFPSASSIAALSALAFFANATPASAYEYCRRHVTGFMLGCSFDTMEQCYTTESGIGGYCQRDPFRPPANAFASAPKTLYMSTRGHRAKISSKSK
- a CDS encoding cytochrome c family protein encodes the protein MKGAGKIGAFIAVLVVAVASANRGYAQDAEHGKTIFKACATCHATDHANRVGPGLGEIIGRKAGTVPGFSYSNAMKKSDIVWDTKMLDAYLESPQQVVPGNGMPCAGLKNPTDRTDLVAYLATLK